In the Sulfobacillus thermosulfidooxidans DSM 9293 genome, GTGGTAGGCATTTCGCTAGGATTGAACGCATTATCAGGAGATTGAGGATCTAACATGGCAGTTGCCGCGATCTCACTCATACGCACGGCAGAGTGAAATAACATGGACAAGCCGGTCACATCTCCCGCTGCATAGATGCTTGGAATATTTGTATGCATTTGAGGATCCACCGTGATGCCGTGGGACGTATACGCTAATCCTAGATGGTCGAGCCCAAGACTTGGGGGAATATAAGGAACACGTCCGGCTGCCGCTAGGACCCGTGAGGTTTTCCATTGTTGTCTTTGGCCTGAGTGCAGATTGTGACCTTGAACCAGAAATTGTTGGTTATCTTGTTGAAGGATAGCGGTGACACGAACATTCGTGACCAATTCAATGCGTTGGGATAAGTTGGCGGTCACTGCCGTGATCAAGTCGGGGTCCATGCCGGATAAAATTGTTGGCATCATTTCGATTAAGGTAATATGAATCCCCAGATCCGATAACATGGAGGCTGTTTCAACACCAATATAACCCCCACCTAATATCACCAAATCTTAGGGTAATTTGTCTTGGGGTTTTTGCCAGGCAAATAGGTCGTGAGAATTCCACGTATATTCGAATCCGGTGATAGGCAAGGATTGGGGCTCAGAGCCGGTGGCGATTAAAATTTGACGCCCCTCTACAGTCAACACATCACTGTGATCAAGGTCGGTGACTTCGACGTGGTGGGCATCTAATAAGCGTCCTGTGCCGTGAATAAAACTCAAGGATGTTGTCTGCGTAATTTCTAGCCGATGTTGGCTGTAACGCCTGGATTGGATACCGTCTTTAAAGTCCCGAATGGCTGACCAATTCCCTGCAACACGAGAGCCCGTAATTCCAAAAAATTGGCTTGTGTGCTGTTATAGACCATGATAGTGGCTTGCCTCACCGCTTTAGAGGGAACGCATCCTTCATAAAGACAGTTGCCTCCGAGATTTCCTAAGGAATCAATAAGTAATACCCGTTTATCAGCGTTAGCAAGACGAAATGCGGCAGAATATCCTCCTCCCCGTGCACCAATCACGATGAGATCAAAAATTTCTTGATGAGTCATGATGTTTCCTCCTTTGGTGAATGATTTTGAATTCCCGGTCTAGTTATGGCTGGATGGAAAGTTTGAGGAGAACGGCATGTTGCCGCCAGTTCTCCTCAAAAGAACCTATCGATTTGCTGTAAACGTTAAGAATGATGAAATGTGTGTTTATCCGATGACGCATTGTCACTGCTGTAGTAAATCGCAGCAAATCCCAACAAACCCAGCGGTATCAATGCGGTTATCATGACTTGAGCCAATGTTAAGGGCGTACTTGAAGAATTATGTGTTACTAAAGCTGCAATCATTAACGTGAACACGAATCCTATACCCACAATCGTAGCCATGAACCGAGATGATGTTTTCACGGTAATACCCTCCTTTGGGGATGTGATGGGCTCTCGTGTGCCGGATTAACTTTTTCACTGGCATTGCCATAAACCCATTTGGCCGTGATGATCATGGCGATTAATACGGCAATGGTGAAAATCCAGGCACTGACCGCCATCTGAACCCCTCCGCTTAAAATGTGGCCGCTTGCACAACCATCAGCCATGCGGGCACCAAACAAAACCAGAAAAGATCCCACAAATGCGCCTATAGCCCGGGTTACAAGATTGGTGCCAAATCGGTTTCGCCAAGAAGGAGGGATGACTGGCCGAAAGGCATTAAAACGACGACTGATAAATAGGGCGGCTATGAACGCACCAAAGAACGTGCCGATATCGGATAAAGGCTCCCACCCGATTTTTCCGAAGACTTTGGTGCTATAGGCATAGTGAGGAAGAAATAAACGACCTGCTAACCACGAAAAAGTTGTCGATTCACCAAAGATTTGATGGAGAAAAATTCCTAAGACTACCGTCACACCAATGACAGCACCGACAAATAACATAATGGGGGAATAAAAGTTAGGATTAGGAACATCTCGGGCCACGATCTCATGATTCCAACTATTTGTGTTTACGGAAAGACCGCCTTCGGAAAGATAAGCCAAAGTATCGGCGCGGTATTCCTGATCAGTAGGATCCATGGTTTTCGATAAGGATTGTCTAATGCAACTTTTATGTCCTCCTTGATACCGAGGAAGAAAGTACGCCACTAATAATAGGATGGTAGCATAAATGAGAGATATACCAAAGGTCAGGCCGGGATGTATATGCTTGATGGAACCGGTGATAATAAAATTGCCAAAGTTTAAGGTATGAACCAACCATTGTCCCCATGCACTTTGATATTACAAGGTCCAAGCTGCAGCGCCTAGAATTCCACCGGGAATAGCATAAAGAACATCACGCCGCCCTTCTCCAAGAGCCATCCATTCAGAACCCGGCACATATCCGGAAATAGCCATTCCCACGCCAAAGAATAATCCGCCTAACACAATTCCGATTATATATACGGGTTTGGGACCAAAATGCATATCAACGCCACTTGCATATAATCCATATAAGACGACAGCGCCAATTGCTGAGCCAATAGCAATACATCCTATGAATAAAGGATCTTTCCAGCGTGCTAAGCGGATCAATGTCTCAGGATTTGCAATGCCCCATAATTCCGCAAATCCTCCAATAATCGCCCCAATTACGATGCCAATCCATAACGGTGCATCTGCCTTAATCATGAGATTCACCACCTTATAATCGTTATACGAATCCATAAGGATTCGCCTTGATTATCTAATAAGGAAAATGCAGGAAATATGGCCGTCTTGGGGAGAGTTCGGGGACTACGTGGCCCATGTCTGATGAGCAAATGGCTCCGGACGCGGGGATTTTGGCGCGTCAACATCATCCTAAGGAGTCGTTCATAATAACTAATCTTTTCCGGATTGTTGGAAGCCGTTTTTTAGGGGGATAAGTGAAAATCTCATTCCCTAAAACAATTACAAACCAATGAAGAGGCAACAGTTGTTATCGATCTTCTCGAGTTAATGACGATTTTTGGGATTATATATGACGTCTTCTGAAGGCAGGATCTAACAAGGTGAAGATATGTGGGCCAAGAGACGAATGACTCTTGGCCGTTTAATGGCATATTCTTATTTTTTGTGGATAAGGACATTAAAGGTTTGGTAATTGTTTTCAAACGTAATCGATTCAAAATCGACTTGACTTGCAAATCCTTCAATGGTTTTTGGAATGGCCGTCCAAAAATCTTCGTGCTGAATCACAATAATGGCTGACTCGCCTGTCTGAAGTTGATTGACCGCTTCGGCAATCCGCGGGCGCCTTTCGCTTGCTGGTAAACCTTTTAAATCTAAAACAACCATGATTATGTAACTCCTTAGTCATGAAATTTGCTATCAGATGATTCCACGTTTTTACGATACCGGGGACGGCTAATAGACACTATGCCTCCTGTGGGGAATTTTTCACTGAACAACACGGCCGGTCTGTTCATCCACATCAGTCAGCAGAGTTAGCAAAAATTATCAATCTCTTACGAGCTAAAAAGCCTTGCGCAATGTCTTTAATTACTATAACTTGTATAGTAAAAGAATCACATGGCCATATTGAGGAAGGATACCTCATGCTGACACAATCGCTGTCTAAAGAATCAGAAAAGAGCA is a window encoding:
- a CDS encoding FAD-dependent oxidoreductase; this translates as MLSDLGIHITLIEMMPTILSGMDPDLITAVTANLSQRIELVTNVRVTAILQQDNQQFLVQGHNLHSGQRQQWKTSRVLAAAGRVPYIPPSLGLDHLGLAYTSHGITVDPQMHTNIPSIYAAGDVTGLSMLFHSAVRMSEIAATAMLDPQSPDNAFNPSEMPTTVFSRPEALAVGLTKEQAQQRGIKVHEYVRPMGLEAWAQIAGETEGFLKFIINAADGTIIGAHGVGACAAALSAALHMAVRLKLTPRALGQMTFPHPTQFEIIDRLARSI
- a CDS encoding FAD-dependent oxidoreductase, which codes for MTHQEIFDLIVIGARGGGYSAAFRLANADKRVLLIDSLGNLGGNCLYEGCVPSKAVRQATIMVYNSTQANFLELRALVLQGIGQPFGTLKTVSNPGVTANIG
- a CDS encoding YeeE/YedE thiosulfate transporter family protein, whose protein sequence is MVHTLNFGNFIITGSIKHIHPGLTFGISLIYATILLLVAYFLPRYQGGHKSCIRQSLSKTMDPTDQEYRADTLAYLSEGGLSVNTNSWNHEIVARDVPNPNFYSPIMLFVGAVIGVTVVLGIFLHQIFGESTTFSWLAGRLFLPHYAYSTKVFGKIGWEPLSDIGTFFGAFIAALFISRRFNAFRPVIPPSWRNRFGTNLVTRAIGAFVGSFLVLFGARMADGCASGHILSGGVQMAVSAWIFTIAVLIAMIITAKWVYGNASEKVNPAHESPSHPQRRVLP
- a CDS encoding YeeE/YedE thiosulfate transporter family protein, translated to MIKADAPLWIGIVIGAIIGGFAELWGIANPETLIRLARWKDPLFIGCIAIGSAIGAVVLYGLYASGVDMHFGPKPVYIIGIVLGGLFFGVGMAISGYVPGSEWMALGEGRRDVLYAIPGGILGAAAWTL
- a CDS encoding DUF2249 domain-containing protein; translation: MVVLDLKGLPASERRPRIAEAVNQLQTGESAIIVIQHEDFWTAIPKTIEGFASQVDFESITFENNYQTFNVLIHKK